Below is a genomic region from Lutra lutra chromosome 18, mLutLut1.2, whole genome shotgun sequence.
CCGGGAGCTGCGCGTGGAGTGCACGCTGGGCTGGGAGGCCTACGGGCAGCCGCAGCGCGAGGGTGTGGCCGGTGCCGCCCACAACGCCTGCATCAACTGGAACCAGTATTACAACGTGTGCCGCTCCGGCGGCTCCAACCCCCACAACGGCGCCATCAACTTCGACAACATCGGCTACGCATGGATCGCCATCTTCCAGGTGGGTCCCGGCTCTGCGGCGGAGGGCCCGGCCTCAGGTTGCCCATCAGCCGGgacagggcggggaggggggcactgCGTGTGGGGGGCCGCGGGGGGACCGGCGAGGAGGCCCTGCCGCCCTTCCGGGggccgtgtgtgtgtgcagcCGCCTGTCCCCGCAGGTGATCACGCTGGAGGGCTGGGTGGACATAATGTATTACGTCATGGACGCGCATTCTTTCTACAACTTCATCTACTTCATTCTGCTCATCATCGTGAGTGCGGGCGACGGGGCGAGTCCCAGGGGCTGGGCGGGGTGCTCACCAGTGCTTGCGGCTGGGGGTGCCCCGGCAGCGTGACGGCTGGCCGCGGACCACCAAAGTCCCCTTTCGGCGGGCGCTGTCGTGCCCCTTCCCAACGCCGCACCCTCCCAGCCTCCGCTGACGCTCAGGGTCGCTGAGCTGGCCGAGCTGCAGGGCAGGGCAGCAGAGGGCCAGGGCTGCCcgtggggcggcggggggctTCTGCCTGGCCTCCAACAGGACGGCGTTACTGGGGAAGGCCCACCTCCAGGAGCCCTCCGGTAGCCCCCCTGGCCCTCCCACAGCCGGGTCCTGTCTGGAGGCTGCAGGAGATGCAGGACCATGTCTGGGGTTCCCAGACTGCCCCAGTGCTCATGGGCCTACAGACCCAGTCCTTCATAGAGCAGGCTGCCCTGAAGGCATGGGTCTCTCTAGCATAGGTGCCCCGGCCAGGCACAGCCCTCCACAGTGCACATGGGCTTCCAGGCTCGGAGGTGACCCGGGCAGGGTCTGCGAGGACCCCGCTGTGAACACAGATGGGGAGGTGTCCTGCTCCCTTGTTTCTGATCACGAGCACGAGCACAGAAGTGTTGCTTGGTGACCCCTCCTGGAAGAAGTGAAGCTGCGGGGTCGGGTGGGGGTGGCGAGCTCACCTGTCCACATGTGGGCCGTGCAGATGGGCAAGGAGCACTTACCCTGAGCCGCCCGTGGCAGGTGCTGGGTTCCGGCTTCGCATCAGCGGGGACCCCAGCATCGTGGGGCACCCGCCCAGCCATGCTCACAGCTGTGTCCCCAGCCCCTAGAACAAGCAGCGCGCAGTAGGGCTCGGTGTTCCCTCGGGGACTCAGTCACTGCCCTGCTGGCCGTCACCCGCCTCTCCTGGccctcttccccagctccctgGTCAGAGGCCGGCGGGGCGACGGGTCGCGGCCAGCCCCTGGAGGCTCACCACTGCCCGCCCGCCGCAGGTGGGTTCCTTCTTCATGATCAATCTGTGCCTGGTGGTGATCGCCACGCAGTTCTCGGAGACCAAGCAGCGGGAGAACCAGCTCATGCGGGAGCAGCGGGCGCGCTACCTGTCCAACGACAGCACACTGGCCAGCTTCTCAGAGCCGGGCAGCTGCTACGAGGAGCTGCTCAAGTACGTGGGCCACATCTGCCGCAAGGTCAAGCGGCGCGGCCTGCGTCTGTATGCACGCTGGCAGAGCCGCTGGCGCCAGAAGGTGGACCCCAGCAGCGGCCTGCACAGCCAGGGCCCTGGGCGGCGGCCGAGGCGGGCGGGAAGGCCCACGGCCTCCGTCCACCACCTGgtctaccaccatcaccaccaccaccaccaccactaccacttCAGCCACGGCAGCCCCCGCCGGCCGgagcccagccctggggacacCCGGCTGGTGCGGGCCGGGGCCTTGCCCTCGCCGCCCTCGCCGGGCCATGGGCCCCCCGATGCCGAGTCGGTGCACAGCGTGTACCATGCAGACTGCCACGTGGAGGGGCCGCAGGAGCGGGCCCGGGTGGCGTCCACCACAGCCACCGCCAACCTTAAGCTGGCCACAGGGCTGGGAGCCATGAACTACCCCACCATCCTGCCCTCATCCGCGGGGGTCGGCAAAGGCGGCACCGGACCCAAGGGGAAGCGGGCTGGCGGGCCTCCAGGAGCTGGAGAGCACAGCCCCCTGAGCCTGAGGGGTGCCGACCCCTACGAGAAGATCCAGCATTTGGTCGGGGAACATGGTAAgggcccagccccccacctgTGGTGGAGGTTGGGACCCAGGCTGGGTGAGCCGTGAGGAGACAGGACTCTTGGgatgtcttcctttctcctttcgaGTTtcattgtggggggggggggggctgggcaTCTTGGGCTCTGATGCCGCTGGTCTGGAGAGGGCGCCAGGTCTCTTTCCACCTTATAGCAAGCCCCAGACAGCCCCAGTATAAGTGAGACACAAACCTCACAGGGGTAGGAGAATTCCAAGACTGACAAACCCCACCAGGCCCCAGGAGTGGTTACACGCCCTTGTCTGTGGCTGGTCACTCTAGAGGAGTGGCTGGTCCCTCCCTTTTCTAGGCTGAGATGCTGGGGCGCGGGGTACAGAAGGTAACATTGAGTTCCCAGAGCCTGCGAGCATCTGGGAAGGGGCCAGGTGTGCCCCAGCACACTCCTGGCCTCTCCCAGGTGGGGCTCAGCTGCACCCCTGTCGGACAGGCAGTCGGAGGGACACTGGGTCCCATGCGACTGTGAGGCCTTCCTGGGTGGTGTGTGCAGGGGTGTAGGCCATAGTGCATCAGGAGCAGGTGGGGGGCGTGGCCAGCCCGCTGTGGTGTGTGTGCTGCAGCCCAGCCTATCCTGTAGGGCTCTGGAGCTGTGGCGCGTGGAGGCCGCAGCGGGCGGTTGTTGGGAGCCACACCTCTGGCTCCAGAGACTTTGCACGAGGAAGCCGTACTGTGGGCCCTGGGTGACGTGCATTTCTCGGATCAGAGCAGCGAGGGTTCAGACAAGTTGGGATAGATAGGGCATTGCCGTTCGTTATTCCTGTCTGACGTGGACACTAGAGCAGCCCTCGCGTGCCTTTTCCGCAGACAACGCAGTTGCCGGCAGACAGGGCGTCTCTGCTACCGGTCAAGCTGCGTACCCGGTGTACCTCACAGGAGCCCCACCAGGCTGTGGCCTGACCCTGCCCGTGCCCTTCTCCCCGCAGGACTGGGCCGGGCCCCCAGCCACCTCTCGGGCCTGAGcgtgccctgccccctgcccagcccccaggcaGGCACGCTGACGTGCGAGCTGAAGGACTGTCCGTATTGCGCCAGCGCCCTGGACGACCCTGACTTCGAGCTCAGCGACTCTGAGAGCGGAGGCTCGGAAGGCAACACGGTGTACGAGTTCACACAGGACGCGCAGCACGGGGACCGCCGCGACCCCATGCGGGCCCCACCGGCAGCCGACGCGCCGGGCCAGGGCAGCACGCGGCCACGGGCGCAGCGGCGGGCGGCCCCGGGCGAGCAGGGCGGTCTTGGCCACGCGTGGGCCGCCTTCAGTGGCAAGCTGTGCCGCATCGTGGACAGCAAGTACTTCAACCGTGGCATCATGGTGGCCATCCTCACCAACACGCTGAGCATGGGCGTGGAGTACCATGAGCAGGTGAGGGAGGCGCTGGGATGGCCCTCGTGCCCCCCGGGGAGCTCGTGCTCCTGTGGGACCCTGCGGGAGGGCTGTGGGGCGGCAGGGGCTGGGCCGGTGTTGGAGCAGGTGTGCTCGGCCGCAGGAAGTTTCTGTCCATTGCTCGGGAGATGTCTGCATCTCCTTGGGCCGGGGCTCTGTCGATAGCGAGTGCAGACACGCGCCACACTTCCCGCATGGAGCTTCTTCCTGACCCAGGGTCCGGGGGGCCAGCATAGACTAGAGGCAGCAGGGCCAAGGGCATCTGGTGCTTCTGAGAACGGGATGCCCCCGGCTTAGCTCTCGCAGAGGGGACGCCCCTTCTATAAGCTGGGATCACTGGCTGTGACCACTGGGTGCTCACAAAAGGCCAGAGCATGGAGTGGCCCCCAGGAGGAGGCGGTGCGGTCATGTCTGGTGCCCCCAGCAGCCGTAGAAGCTCTCAGCCGTGCACACTGGGCCTCCTTGGCCCCTGCCCCAGACCGGGgccacagcagggaggggcagtggccagatttggcagggagagggggtcGTTTCCGGGGACCAGGCTGGGTCACTTTTGGTGACCAAATGGGTGTTCCTTGAGTGCCACTCCTGGGCTTTTCCAGCtgtttaagtgattttttttccactctgtAACAACTCAGGGGTCACCTGAGCAGCGGGAGTCTGTGGCGGCCATGTGTCGAGAGGCTCTTTCTGGGGCGGGGGACGGGCCAGTCGAGGCAGGGACACCGGGAGGTTTTGGGGGAGTCCCTGGTAAGGAGGAACTTTTGCACGTATACACCCGCATTCTCATGTACTTCGTCACGTACGTGTGCACGCGGCAGGCCCCATGTTGGGAAGTGCTTGGGCGTGCACGCGGGTGGGAATATTGGTGCTAGCGGTGGGCACGCACACGCACGTGCAGGTGCGGACACACAGGTGAGCCAGCATGTCCCCAGTAAGAAAGGCCCCCGTAGCCTCTGCCACCAGAAGGGGTGTGTGAGGCCACCAGACACCACGGCAGCTCCCAGACACCGTGGCAGCCACTGAGGTGGCTCCCATGCCTCTGCACCCTGGGCTCCCCCTTGCCCACCCTGGAACCCGGGAGCGAATGCTCCGGGCTCAGTTCCCACGGCCCGCACTTGCTCTGGAGCTCGGACGTGCTGCCAGGCTGAGCCAGCAGAGCTCCCGGGGAGCCGGGGACAGCCAGGGTCAGAGCATGGGTCCAATTTCTCCCAGGGGACAGCCAGGTCAGGTTGCCTCCCAGCACTGCCCGCATGTAGCCCTGCCTGCTCCTGGattcctgggggcagggaggcctcGTCCCCGGTGGGTGGGAGCCGTGGAGGGGCACTGACGGCCTCCCCGCCACCCGCAGCCCGATGAGCTGACCAGCGCCCTGGAGATCAGCAACATCGTCTTCACCAGCATGTTCGCCCTGGAGATGCTGCTGAAGCTGCTGGCCTGTGGCCCGCTGGGCTACATCCACAACCCCTACAACATCTTCGACGGCATCATCGTGGTCATCAGGtgctcccctgcctccctcctggacTGCGGGGGCCCAGGAAGTTCTGGGGTCAGgcgaaccccccccccccccccccccccccgcctcacAGAGCTGAGCCCCAATCAGGCACCAGCTGTCATGGGCCACGTCCCTCCCTGCTGGCAGCTGCACTAGTCCGCTGCTTCTCGGGCAGGTGTTGCTAGGACGCGGGGGGTTTGTTTCCTGCAGGAACAGAGTAGGCGCTCAGCCGCCTGGCTGGAGGTCACTCAGGTCTCAGCCCCTGCAAGGAAGGCCACCTTGCCTGGGTGGTGTCTGCTGTGGCCAAGTCAACATAAAGGAGGGGGAGAATCTGGGGTGACCCTCccccaggaggaagcagggctctCTGAGTCCAGGGGTTCCCCCAGCAGGGAGGGAGGTAGGCACAGCTTTCCGTGAAGGACGAGGGTGGGGAAGGCCAGAGCCCGAGTTCCAGCAGCTTCTGGTGGCTGGCAGTTAGCCAGCGGGCTTTGGCCACCCTGACATGGCCCCTCGGCCCCTTGGGTGCCCGGATACGGCTGCACCTCTTCTCAGCCATGCGGTCAAGGCTGCGCACCCCCCTTGAGACAAGGGGGGGCCCCTGCTGACCCCCGGCCGGCTGGCCCGCAGCGTGTGGGAGATCGTGGGGCAGGCGGACGGCGGGCTGTCGGTGCTGCGGACCTTCCGGCTGCTGCGGGTGCTGAAGCTGGTGCGTTTCCTGCCGGCGCTGCGGCGACAGCTGGTGGTGCTCATGAAGACCGTGGACAACGTGGCCACCTTCTGCATGCTGCTCACactcttcatcttcatcttcaggTGGGCGCGGCACAGCCCGGCCCTGCGAGGGGACGTCTGAGTGGCCGGTTGGCCGGCtggcctgggctccagcccccagGACGGCCCAGGCAGGCCCCGGGGGATGGGCTCCCCAGGTCACTCCCACCCCGGCCTCTGTCTTCCCGCCGACCACTGGGAAAGCCGGGCCATGGGCGCCAGGAGGGCTGTAGGTGTGGAGGTTACTGCTGCCTGCCTCCCCGCACCCCTCCCGAGTTCAcacacccctgccctgccctcagcATCCTGGGTATGCACCTCTTTGGCTGCAAGTTCAGCCTGACGACAGACACCGGAGACACGGTCCCGGACAGGAAGAACTTTGACTCCCTGCTGTGGGCCATCGTCACTGTGTTCCAGGTAAAGCGTGTGCGGGCATCCCCCGACGGGACGGTGGTCCCCAGGAGAGCCACTGTCCAGCTCCAGGCAGCCCCCACGGGTGTGCCTGGGCCTGTCTGAGGCTGGTGCTGCGGAGACGCCCGTGCCAagtccctgccccccccaaccggGACTTGGctgtgcccctcccccggcccgcAGCACTCCCTGCCTCACGGCCCTTCCCCGCAGATCCTCACCCAGGAGGACTGGAACGTGGTCCTCTACAACGGCATGGCCTCCACCTCCTCCTGGGCCGCCCTCTACTTCGTGGCGCTGATGACTTTCGGCAACTACGTGCTCTTCAACCTGCTGGTGGCTATCCTGGTGGAGGGCTTCCAGGCggaggtgaggggtggagggtggaggaatGGGAGTCCTGTCCGGACCACTGTGGAGAGGGGGCTTTGCTCCATCCTgcagccaccccccccaccccaccccggcggTAACTCGGAGGCCCAGCCTGCAGACTGGCCCCGCCGTctctggggagtctgcctgtGGGTGCTGGGCACAGATGGCTCCCACCTGAGGGGACTGCTCTCTGCCTCCCGCTCTGCGGGGCGCAGGGGGACGCCAACAGGTCCGACACAGACGAAGACAAGACGTCCACCCACTTGGAGGAGGATTTTGACAAGTTCTCAGATCTCCGGGCCACTGGTAAGCGTGTGGGCAGCGGGGCTAAACAGCTGGGACTCCCGCAGGCAGGCTCTGGGCCGGTGGATTCCCTTCCTGGAAGCCATCCGGGGCGAGCATCCCCCTTCTCCTACCAGAGATGAAGATGTACTCATTGGCTGTGACCCCCAACGGGCACCCAGAGGGCCGAGgcagcctgccccctcccctcatcatGCGCACGGCGGCTACACCCATGCCCACCCCCAAGAGCTCCCCGCACCTGGACCCGGCCCCCGGCCTCCTGGACTCGCGGCGAGGCAGCAGCAGCTCTGTGGACCCCCAGCTGGGCGACCAGAAGTCGCTGGTAGGGAcccttccctgccctggcctCGGCACCCCCTTCACCTGGGTCCTCATGGCCTCTCCCCAGGAGGAGTGTGGGCCCCCACATACGCCCTAGTCACACTGCACAAGTCTGTCCCCAAGCGGAGACAACCGCTCCGTCTATAAACGGAGCCGGGAGCCACTGCTCTCGCGGAAGGAGCCCGCGTAGAGCAGACGGAGAATACATGGCTGCGTCCTCTCCAGCGGAACGCCAGGCTGGGAGTTTGTCTCCTGACCGAAGTGAAGGTTAAAGGCTGGTAGGCACAGAGTGCACGTCCAGAGGGAGACGAAGATGCTGTGACAGAAGCAGGGCAGGTGTCCCAAAGAGCCCAAGCCACAGGGCTTCCTGCAGACCCAGGGGATGCGGGAGAAGCTGCTTCTGAAGGCAGGGAGGGTGGGCGGAGGAGGGGGCACGGCTCACTGcttgggtggggagcagggggagggggagtggtgCCCCGTGGAGACAGGATCTCCTGTGCCTGCAGCAGAGGCCCTGGGCAGCACAGCTGGAGCTGCCCCCGGGAGGGGACGCGAGTGACAGGAGGGAGGGTGAAGCAGCGGAGCCAGATCCCTGACTCTGACACAGCCGCTCGGTTTGTCTTTACATGCCCCAGACGCTGCCCGCTCAGCGCTGATGTGGGCCCCCACCCTGGCCACTGGTGCCGTGTGTGAGGACTCCCGGCCCGAGGCTGGGTGCAGGCTCGTGGATAAGCACCTGTGCCTGCCTCCCAGCTCACAGTGGCCACAGGTGGCCAGCCGCAGCCCAGCTTGGCCCTCGGACATTGGCTGCCTGTGTCTCTAACTCACGGGGGATGGGCTTGGCGCCTCAGGGACGTGCTGAAATGCCGGGTCGCTGGGTGCTGCCTGGCACGGCCATCTGTGCAGTCAAGGGGGCGATCCCTTGCAGGTGCCACCACTGTGTTCACAGTAATGTTGCTGGTCAGGAAAGGCCGCTGTGGCCAGGGCCCGGGGGATATGTGGGGGAACCCAGGGCACTGGCCCTGCTCACTCCTTACCCCCCAACACAGTCCAGCCTCCGAAGCTCGCCCTGCGCCCCCTGGGGCCCCAACAGTGCCTGGAGCAGCCGGCGCTCGAGCTGGAACAGCCTGGGCCGCGCACCCAGCCTCAAGCGGCGGAGCCAGTGTGGGGAGCGTGAGTCCCTGCTGTCCGGGGAGGGCAAGGGCAGCACGGACGAGGAGGCGGAGGACGGCAGGCCCGGGGCAAGGGCCTCCCCGGAGACACGCCCCGTCCCGCTGCGGCGTGCTGAGTCCCTGGACCACCGCAGCAGCCTGGATGTGCGGCCCCCGCGGCTGGCTGCGCTGCTGCCCCCAAAGTCCCAGGACTGCAACGGACAGGCACTGGCCCTGCCCAGCGAGTTCTTCCTGCGCATCGACAGCCACAAGGAGGATCCCACGGAGTTCGACGACGACATGGAGGACGTGAGTGGAGGCCCatccccacacctccctcccatCGTGGACCCGTTCCCCACAGCAGAACGGAGAGGCAGGGACTGAGGGCATGCGATGTGTGGGGTCTCGGCCGCCCcaggttgggggtagggggagcaggaCTGGCTGAGCCATGCTCAACAGGGGCGATGTGGCCACAGCTCTGCCACGGGGACCTCTGGAGCAGGTTCGCTCCAGGGCCTGGCCTCCGGCCAAGGGGAGTCCCCTTGCCCAGGGCAGCTCTGCAGGATGGAGGTCAGTTTGGGGAGGGGGTTCCCATGGACTCCCCATGTGGGTCTCAGTGCCCCGGGTGGGCCAGTTGGGAGCCCAGGGGCtggctggcagggaggggcccTGAGGACCTGCACACCTCCCCCACCAGAGTTGCTGCTTGCGCCTGCACAAGGTGCTGGAACCCTACAAGCCCGCATGGTGTCGCAGCCGCGAGCCCTGGGCCCTGTACCTCTTCTCTCCGCAGAACAGGTGAGGGGTGGGGCGCGCCAGCTGAGGGGCGGGCCTGCGTGGAGCCAACCCTGCCCCCTGCGGTCCCCACCACGTGGGCCCTGTCCCGGGCCTGCCCCTGCGTCTCACTGGCTCCCGCCCTTCGTCCAGGTTCCGGGTCTCCTGCCAGAAGATCATCGCCCACAAGATGTTCGATCACGTGGTCCTGGTCTTCATCTTTCTCAACTGCATCACCATCGCCCTAGAGAGGCCCGACATCGACCCGGGCAGCACCGTGAGGCGCCCTtccagccgggggtggggggggtcgaGGGGGGCGTGGCCGGCCCGTCCCACCGCCTTGTGCTTGCAGGAGCGCGTCTTCCTCAGCGTTTCCAACTACATCTTCACAGCGATCTTCGTGGCCGAGATGATGGTGAAGGTACCAGGCCTGGGGGGatccccgcccgcccgcccggcaGCCCACAGGGCAGCCCCCAATTTCTGTGCTCCTcgcaccccccacccacctgcgcTCCTTCCCCCTGCGCCTCCCAGGTGGTAGCCCTGGGCCTGGTCTCCGGCAGTCACGCCTACCTGCAGAGCAGCTGGAACGTGCTGGATGGGCTGTTGGTCCTGGTGTCCCTGGTGGACATCATCGTAGCCATGGCCTCGGCGGGGGGCGCCAAGATCCTGGGCATCCTGCGTGTGCTGAGGCTCCTGCGGACGCTCCGGCCCTTGAGGTGGGCGGGGCAGGGGCTGCGGGCCAGAGGGCGACGGGGCCGCGCGGGGCCGGCGCGGGCTACGGGCTGGGATCAGGGACCCGCCTTCACTTTGTGCGTCCAGGGTCATCAGCCGAGCTCCAGGCCTCAAGCTCGTGGTGGAGACCCTGATATCGTCACTCAGGCCCATCGGGAACATCGTCCTCATTTGCTGCGCTTTCTTCATCATCTTTGGCATCCTGGGGGTGCAGGTACGCGTCCTGTTTGCCTTGGGCATCTGGCTGTGGTCCGCAGCGGCCCGACAGCCCGGAGAGGGTCGTGTGGGGGTGGGTCTGGGGGCCCGGGGGCGCGGGGCCAGGCTGCGGGGTGACCTCTGCCCCGTGGTCAGCTCTTCAAAGGCAAGTTTTACTACTGCGAAGGCGCGGACACCAGGAACATTTCCACCAAGGCCGAGTGCTGGGCGGCTCACTACCGCTGGGTGCGGCGCAAGTACAACTTCGACAACCTGGGCCAGGTGGGCAGGGCCtcgggtgggggcggggaccgGCACCGCGGTCAGCCTGGGTGGTGTGGTCCCCTGGGTAGGCGCAGAGCTGCAGTGACCCGCCTTGTTCTGCCCCCACAGGCGCTGATGTCCCTGTTTGTGCTGTCGTCCAAGGACGGCTGGGTGAACATCATGTATGACGGGCTGGACGCCGTGGGCATAGACCAGCAGGTATGGGGCGGGGGTCAGCGCCCACCTCCCGCGGGGACCCCCAGTCCCTCAGCTTCCGGGCATCTCGAGGAACCTTTTCCCAGGAGGCTGGTTTCCGGCCATCTCGGGGCCCCGTCTCTGACCCCGGAGGGCACGTGCCATCCTTGAGAAGGGGTGCCCCGGAGCGGGGAGCGGGCACCCACGTGTCACTTGTGTGCCACAGCCCGTGCCCAACCACAACCCCTGGATGCTGCTCTACTTCATCTCCTTCCTGCTCATCGTCAGCTTTTTTGTGCTCAACATGTTCGTGGGCGTCGTGGTGGAGAACTTCCACAAGTGCCGGCAGCACCAGGAGGCCGAGGAGGCGCGGCGGCGCGAGGAGAAGCGGCAGCGGCGGCTGCAGCGCAAGCGCAGGAGTAAGGCACTGCTGGCGGCAGTCGGTCCCCGCGCCCCGTGCCCTGCGATCCGGGCGCCGGCCGAGAGGCGGGCTCCGGGCCCCAGCACCCGAGCACCCCCCGGATGGCCGGGGCAGGGAGGGCCGcatggcaggaggagggggtcTCCTCCCGAGCGGCACAGGACGTGAACGAGACCCGTGGTCTTCACGGCCGTGGCTTTAGGGGACGGTTCGCGCCCGTGAGAGTTCGCGGGCCACGGGTTGAGCAAGCGAAGCTGCCAGAGGTAGTCAGGGTCCTAGGGAAGTCCCTGTCAGCTTGGGggcagcagggggcctgctgaGTGTCCCCGCCCAGCCTGCCCCGTGTGGAGTTCTCGCCCAACCCCGCCGAGGCCAGCTCAGACCATCTCCTTGTCTTTCCAGGCACTTCCCCCAGCCCAGgtatctgcccccacccccgccccgcacgTGTCAGCCCTGCTTCTGCCCGCCTGCGCGTGGGGCTGTGGGTGGGCCCGGCCTCGGTTTCTCCGTGGCTGTCGTGGGGAGGGGTGGACGTTGCCAGCTCTGGTGCCGGGCCTGCTGGGGTTGCTTGCCAGACGGGCAcagggtggcggggggtgggcgCCAGGCCTCAGTGCGAGCGAAGAGGATTTGCTGGCTCACCTGCCCGGTGTCGTGCTGCTGCCTCTGAGCTTGGGCCCCGGCCCCTGCCTGGCTGCATGCCTGCTTGCGGCTCTGCCCTCTGGGACCCCCACCCGCCTGTGGCTGCTCCGCCTGCCTGGCTGCCAGCCTGACGAGCTGAACCATCTTTCTAGTGGTTGCATGCCAGCCCGAGGGGCATGAGGGTCCCAGGGTGGGGTCAGTGCCCAtcagcccctgccctcccaggcccTGAGCCATCCGGCCAGGGCAGCTGTAGCTCTTGTCATGCTGGGCGCTGCCTACGCGGGGCTCTGTGACCCAGGATTGTTCCCATGTCCAGTGGTGGCAGCTGCCCCCTTACCCAGTGCTCAGTGGATCTTGACAAGCTCCAAAGGGTTTAGTGCAGGCAGAACCGTTGGCTGGCACGGGCCCTCCCCAGGTCATGGGCATCAGCGTCAGATGGACCAGAGGTTCGGCAgagcccagagagcagggagtgGCCACTGAGTTCTTAGAGTACAAGGAGGAGAGACATTGTGGGTCTGGTGACCAGAGGCAGCTCATGTCCAGGCTGAGATGGAGCAGGGGGCAGTGGGCCCCCATGCCCAGCAACCGCTGGGGCTGGGGACGGGACTGGTCCTGCACCCAGGAAGGCCCCTGTCTGCTCAGTGTCCATCATCAAGGTGTCTGCACCCCGACATGGCAGGAGCCCCTGGCTGGGTGGGGACCGACCAGGGCGCAGGTGGGATCTCTGCTGCCTGGCCCACACCTAGCACCTGTCCCAGGGCCAGGGCTCCCAGGAGATCACACAGTGACCTGCCCCAGCCCCTAACCTGTGGTTCCAGCTAGGAGTGGGAGCTGGGCTCACAGGGAGCCGTTTTCCACCTAGAAGGGCCCCCCTTCCTGGAAGAAATCCTTTCCTCCAGGCTCCGGTAAATGCTTTGTGTCTGAgcccagggccctcccccagcAGTCCTCATGCTGTACCCCTCCCAGCAGACAAGCAGGGACATCCTAGTGCCACCGGGGCACAGGCAGCCCCCGCCCCAGCTCACAGACACCCTCTCCCCGCAGAGGCCCAGCGCCGCCCCTACTACGCGGACTACTCGCCGACCCGCCGCTCCATCCACGCGCTGTGCACCAGCCACTACCTCGATCTCTTCATCACGTTCATTATCGGGGTCAACGTCATCACCATGTCCATGGAGCACTACAACCAGCCCAAGGTGGGGCCCGGTGCCTGGAGATGCCCGCTCAACCTGCCTCCAAGACAGGCGCAGGGACACAGCCCCCCGGGTGGGGACGGACTCCTAGGTGGGGCCCAGCGCTCAGGGGGTGGCCTGGATCAGTACTGGGGGTCCCAAGTCTGCGGTCTTGGCCAAGCCCTGCCCGGGCTTCCCAGGGTATGTGGAGGTGTGGTGTGGGTGACGCTCCGAGGGCCACCGACCCCGAAGGGCCCTCCGCACAGTCTGGAAACACTGGCTGGGGCCACATCTGTGAGCCCAGCTGCCCAGGAGCAAGCTGGCCAAGTGGAAGGCGCTTAGTTTTTTATCGTGCTGACGTTGTATCTGTGTCCCTGCCCTGCTCTAAAGAAGGGactcctctctccaccccacctctGCAGAGGAAGGGAGTGGTCTCAGCTGGGTCTGCCATGTGGGTGGGGACTGAGTGCAGGTGGGCAGGGGttctgggctgggaggggcaggtgcCCCGGACCTGCGGGCTCAGAACACCACAAGGGAACCTTGGGGGCCTCGCCCCGCCCTGCGTGCAGAGGAGAGGGGGGCAGGCTGAGCCGGACAGGGGTGCTGCGAGCCGGGGGCCCCCACAGCCTGACGCTCTGCTCGCAGTCGCTGGACGAGGCCCTCAAGTATTGCAACTACGTGTTCACCGTC
It encodes:
- the CACNA1H gene encoding voltage-dependent T-type calcium channel subunit alpha-1H isoform X1 gives rise to the protein MTEGAQAADEVRVPLGAPAPGPAAAAAGASPASPGVPGRKAEPGSGPGASPPESPAAERGAELGADEEQPVPYPALAATVFFCLGQTTRPRSWCLRLVCNPWFEHVSMLVIMLNCVTLGMFRPCEDVECQSERCSTLEAFDDFIFAFFAVEMIIKMVALGLFGQKCYLGDTWNRLDFFIVMAGMMEYSLDGHNVSLSAIRTVRVLRPLRAINRVPSMRILVTLLLDTLPMLGNVLLLCFFVFFIFGIVGVQLWAGLLRNRCFLDSAFARNNNLTFLRPYYQTEEGEENPFICSSRRDNGMQKCSHIPSRRELRVECTLGWEAYGQPQREGVAGAAHNACINWNQYYNVCRSGGSNPHNGAINFDNIGYAWIAIFQVITLEGWVDIMYYVMDAHSFYNFIYFILLIIVGSFFMINLCLVVIATQFSETKQRENQLMREQRARYLSNDSTLASFSEPGSCYEELLKYVGHICRKVKRRGLRLYARWQSRWRQKVDPSSGLHSQGPGRRPRRAGRPTASVHHLVYHHHHHHHHHYHFSHGSPRRPEPSPGDTRLVRAGALPSPPSPGHGPPDAESVHSVYHADCHVEGPQERARVASTTATANLKLATGLGAMNYPTILPSSAGVGKGGTGPKGKRAGGPPGAGEHSPLSLRGADPYEKIQHLVGEHGLGRAPSHLSGLSVPCPLPSPQAGTLTCELKDCPYCASALDDPDFELSDSESGGSEGNTVYEFTQDAQHGDRRDPMRAPPAADAPGQGSTRPRAQRRAAPGEQGGLGHAWAAFSGKLCRIVDSKYFNRGIMVAILTNTLSMGVEYHEQPDELTSALEISNIVFTSMFALEMLLKLLACGPLGYIHNPYNIFDGIIVVISVWEIVGQADGGLSVLRTFRLLRVLKLVRFLPALRRQLVVLMKTVDNVATFCMLLTLFIFIFSILGMHLFGCKFSLTTDTGDTVPDRKNFDSLLWAIVTVFQILTQEDWNVVLYNGMASTSSWAALYFVALMTFGNYVLFNLLVAILVEGFQAEGDANRSDTDEDKTSTHLEEDFDKFSDLRATEMKMYSLAVTPNGHPEGRGSLPPPLIMRTAATPMPTPKSSPHLDPAPGLLDSRRGSSSSVDPQLGDQKSLSSLRSSPCAPWGPNSAWSSRRSSWNSLGRAPSLKRRSQCGERESLLSGEGKGSTDEEAEDGRPGARASPETRPVPLRRAESLDHRSSLDVRPPRLAALLPPKSQDCNGQALALPSEFFLRIDSHKEDPTEFDDDMEDSCCLRLHKVLEPYKPAWCRSREPWALYLFSPQNRFRVSCQKIIAHKMFDHVVLVFIFLNCITIALERPDIDPGSTERVFLSVSNYIFTAIFVAEMMVKVVALGLVSGSHAYLQSSWNVLDGLLVLVSLVDIIVAMASAGGAKILGILRVLRLLRTLRPLRVISRAPGLKLVVETLISSLRPIGNIVLICCAFFIIFGILGVQLFKGKFYYCEGADTRNISTKAECWAAHYRWVRRKYNFDNLGQALMSLFVLSSKDGWVNIMYDGLDAVGIDQQPVPNHNPWMLLYFISFLLIVSFFVLNMFVGVVVENFHKCRQHQEAEEARRREEKRQRRLQRKRRSTSPSPEAQRRPYYADYSPTRRSIHALCTSHYLDLFITFIIGVNVITMSMEHYNQPKSLDEALKYCNYVFTVVFVFEAALKLVAFGFRRFFKDRWNQLDLAIVLLSIMGIALEEIEMSAALPINPTIIRIMRVLRIARVLKLLKMATGMRALLDTVVQALPQVGNLGLLFMLLFFIYAALGVELFGRLECSEDNPCEGLSRHATFSNFGMAFLTLFRVSTGDNWNGIMKDTLRECAREDKHCLSYLPAISPIYFVTFVLVAQFVLVNVVVAVLMKHLEESNKEAREDAELDAEPDLEEAPGPPAGPPPAAPRSPDAPGLLVVRKVSVSRVLSLPNDSYMFRPVAPASAPHPRPPREADAAGPATSAHPPPGEPCSFLQAPSTATLSPARDSDTLHALSPRGAARSPSLSRLLYRQEAMHTDSQEGHVDSPRDSGPGWGEPGRKTPVRQASLGPSLRSPPRSPRPSSIRTRKHTFGQRCVSSRPPAPGGEAAETPDPADEEVSHITSSARSPSASPTARGGGGRDPDLCGLYGMDTQGFLEQPGQADEHRRASGEQGGGDGPPEAREVKARAPEAEPALGARRKKKMSPPCISVDPPVEDEGTARPPPAEGSSTTLRRRTPSCEVVPHRDSLEPVEGVGVDPGAKGERRAQAACRAEHLTVPNFAFEPLDVGGPGGGPFLDGGHNVAPEPRASFSGATVPPEPHKTEPPVSSSDPPEKEWGLHLKVLQSPPKKAGSPPATPTPGGSVDRPV